Proteins encoded together in one Benincasa hispida cultivar B227 chromosome 1, ASM972705v1, whole genome shotgun sequence window:
- the LOC120092291 gene encoding cation/H(+) antiporter 14-like gives MGSIVMKPDDIATFVSGRAGRSFNNSTNICTFARRIRFAGVFMGENPLVFSISLLLLQVGIYVGTILLFYRLFKPPSQPLIVSQILGDLILGSSVMVHLEAFR, from the exons ATGGGTTCCATTGTAATGAAGCCAGATGACATTGCCACCTTTGTCAGCGGCAGAGCTGGGCGGAGCTTCAACAATTCTACCAACATCTGTACATTTGCTCGTCGGATTCGCTTTGCTGGTGTTTTCATGGGAGAAAACCCTTTAGTGTTCTCAATTTCTCTTCTTTTGTTGCAGGTTGGAATCTATGTTGGAACTATTCTCTTATTTTATCGCCTCTTCAAGCCCCCCAGCCAACCCCTCATTGTCTCACAAATTTTG ggTGATTTAATTCTAGGTTCTTCTGTTATGGTTCACTTGGAGGCATTTAGATAG
- the LOC120073650 gene encoding pentatricopeptide repeat-containing protein At5g62370, which yields MIRGRTCNYYLSVTFRNLVTTCTVPLDIPTTSSSSSASQHKNLCFSLVEQLIRRGLFLSAQQVIQRIVTQSSSISEAISVLDFAAERGLELDLATHGWLCRQFVYSKPQLAELLYNRNFVFGGAEPDVLLMDSMVICFCRLGKFEEALTHFNRLLSLNYVPSKVSFNAIFRELCAQERVLEAFDYFVRVNGAGVYLGHWCFNVLMDGLCNKGYMEEALELFDIMQSTNGYPPTLHLFKTLFYGLCKSRWLVEAELLIREMEFQSLYPDETMYTSLIHGYCKDKKMKMAMQALFRMVKIGCKPDSFTLNTLIHGFVKLDLVEKGWLVYNLMAEWGIQPNVVTFHIMISKYCQEGKVDTALAFLNSMVNSNLSPSVHCYTVLINALYRDDRLEEVSELLKSMLDNGIIPDHVLFFTLMKMYPRGHELQLALNTLGAIVKNGCGCDPSVILASTKWQTSSTLEQKIETLLREIFNSNLNLAGVAFSIVISALCETKNLDFVLDYWHKMASLGCKPLLFTYNSLIRCLCEKGLFEDAMSLIDHMQDCSLFPDTTTYLIIVNGHCRQGNVKAAYYILREMKQRGLKPSVAIYDSIIGCLSRENRIFEAEGVFKMMLEAGVDPDKNFFLRMINGYRKNGRILEACELFEQMVENSIPSSSHIYTMLISGLVKENMTDKGCLYMGKMLRDGFSPNVVLYTSLINHYLKIGEVEYAFRLVDLMERSHIEPDVIFYITLVRGVCKNLSVNKKKWCILEKENQKEKSMLFHLLHETTLVPKDNKMIVSANSTEEMKSLTLKLLQKVKDACIMPNLRLYNSIIWGYCRTDRMLDANHQLELMQKEGLRPNSVTFTILMDGHILAGDVNSAIGLFNKMNEDGCIPDNVAYNTLLKGLSQGGRLSDALSLSYTMRKRGFSPKILTYHS from the coding sequence ATGATACGGGGACGAACCTGTAACTATTACCTCTCTGTAACCTTCAGAAATTTGGTGACGACCTGTACTGTCCCACTTGATATCCCAACTACTTCGAGTTCCTCTTCTGCAAGCCAACATAAAAACTTGTGCTTTTCCTTAGTGGAGCAGCTAATTCGTCGTGGCTTGTTTTTGTCGGCGCAACAAGTGATACAACGAATTGTAACGCAATCTTCTTCAATTTCTGAAGCTATTTCTGTTCTTGATTTCGCTGCTGAACGGGGTTTGGAGCTTGATTTGGCCACCCATGGTTGGCTTTGCCGGCAGTTTGTTTACTCTAAACCCCAATTGGCTGAACTTCTGTACAATAGAAACTTTGTATTCGGAGGTGCTGAGCCGGATGTGTTACTTATGGATTCTATGGTAATCTGTTTCTGCAGGCTAGGAAAATTTGAGGAGGCATTAACCCATTTCAATCGACTCCTTTCGTTAAATTATGTCCCAAGTAAAGTTTCATTTAATGCTATCTTCCGAGAGCTTTGTGCACAAGAAAGGGTTTTAGAGGCATTTGACTATTTTGTGAGAGTCAATGGAGCTGGTGTTTACTTGGGGCATTGGTGTTTTAATGTCTTGATGGATGGGCTATGCAATAAGGGGTATATGGAGGAAGCTCTTGAATTATTTGATATAATGCAAAGCACTAATGGTTATCCTCCGACATTACATTTGTTTAAGACATTGTTTTATGGCCTCTGTAAGAGCAGATGGTTAGTGGAGGCGGAGTTGTTGATCAGAGAAATGGAGTTTCAGAGTCTATATCCTGACGAGACGATGTATACTTCTTTAATTCATGGATATTGCaaagataagaaaatgaaaatggcaATGCAAGCCCTTTTTAGAATGGTAAAAATAGGTTGTAAGCCAGATAGTTTTACATTAAATACCCTGATCCATGGGTTTGTGAAGCTGGATCTAGTTGAGAAGGGTTGGTTGGTATATAACCTTATGGCAGAGTGGGGAATCCAACCTAATGTGGTAACTTTTCACATCATGATCAGTAAGTATTGTCAAGAAGGGAAGGTTGACACTGCATTAGCGTTTTTAAATAGTATGGTGAACTCCAATTTATCTCCTAGCGTGCATTGTTATACAGTTTTGATTAATGCACTTTACAGGGATGATAGGTTAGAAGAAGTCAGTGAACTGCTTAAGAGTATGTTGGACAATGGAATCATACCTGATCATGTGCTGTTCTTTACCCTTATGAAGATGTATCCAAGGGGACATGAACTTCAGCTTGCTTTAAATACTTTAGGGGCGATTGTAAAGAATGGCTGTGGGTGTGATCCTTCTGTAATCCTAGCCAGTACGAAGTGGCAAACATCAAGCACTCTAGAGCAAAAAATTGAAACACTGCTGCGAGAAATTTTCAATAGCAACTTGAATCTAGCAGGTGTGGCATTTAGTATTGTGATTAGTGCTTTATGTGAGACcaaaaatttggattttgttttggattactGGCATAAAATGGCAAGTCTTGGATGCAAGCCTTTGCTCTTTACTTACAATTCCTTAATTAGGTGTCTCTGCGAGAAGGGGCTTTTTGAGGATGCCATGTCTCTAATTGATCACATGCAAGACTGTAGTCTGTTTCCTGATACCACAACTTATTTGATTATTGTAAACGGACACTGTAGGCAGGGTAATGTTAAGGCAGCATATTATATTCTAAGGGAAATGAAGCAGAGGGGACTGAAACCAAGTGTTGCTATCTATGATTCAATAATAGGTTGTTTAAGTAGGGAAAACAGAATTTTTGAAGCAGAAGGTGTTTTTAAGATGATGCTAGAGGCTGGTGTGGATCCTGACAAGAATTTCTTCTTGAGGATGATTAATGGCTATCGTAAAAATGGCAGGATTCTTGAAGCCTGTGAATTATTTGAGCAAATGGTTGAAAATTCTATTCCATCAAGCtctcatatttatacaatgttGATTAGTGGCTTGGTTAAGGAAAATATGACTGATAAAGGATGTTTATATATGGGCAAGATGTTAAGAGATGGGTTTTCACCTAATGTTGTGTTGTATACCTCTCTTATCAATCATTACTTAAAGATAGGGGAGGTTGAATATGCCTTTCGATTAGTTGATTTGATGGAAAGGAGTCACATTGAACCGGATGTTATCTTCTATATTACATTGGTCCGTGGTGTTTGCAAAAACTTAAGTGTCAACAAGAAAAAATGGTGCATACTAGAGAAAGAgaatcaaaaggaaaaaagtatGTTGTTTCATCTGCTCCatgaaacaactcttgttcccaAGGATAATAAGATGATAGTTTCTGCTAATTCTACCGAGGAAATGAAATCCTTGACATTGAAACTTCTTCAGAAGGTTAAAGATGCATGCATTATGCCTAACTTGCGTCTGTACAATAGCATAATATGGGGATATTGTAGGACAGATAGGATGCTGGATGCCAATCATCAATTGGAATTGATGCAAAAAGAAGGGTTGCGTCCAAACTCAGTTACTTTCACGATTCTTATGGATGGGCATATTCTTGCAGGCGATGTTAACTCTGCCATTGGGTTGTTTAATAAGATGAATGAAGATGGGTGTATTCCTGATAATGTTGCATATAACACTTTACTGAAAGGCCTTTCCCAAGGAGGGAGACTTTCTGATGCATTGTCCCTCTCATATACAATGCGTAAACGAGGGTTTTCCCCAAAAATACTAACTTATCATAGTTAA
- the LOC120073680 gene encoding pectinesterase-like: protein MERSLGVFFFLHFFLLSSAAFSKHASNGIDWWCRKTTYPETCKYFFNQGSKAAPKDMTEFKKMVIQFAMERALGAESHTKGVGSKCRNGKEKAAWADCLKLYQNTIFQLNQTLDSATKCTEFDIQTWLSTALTNLETCRTGFAELNVSDYILQLIMSNNVTKLISNSLAINNASAGLGKETYKKGFPSWLSGGDRRLLQSSSTKVDLVVAQDGSGNHTTVGAALEEAAKRKTNGRFVIQVKRGVYQENLEIGSKMKNIMLIGDGMRFTFITGNRSVGGGSTTFNSATVAVTGEGFIARGITFRNTAGPENHQAVALRSGADLSVFYRCAFEGYQDTLYVHSQRQFYKECYIYGTVDFIFGNAAVVLQNCMIYARRPMNGQKNAVTAQGRTDPNQNTGISIHNSRVMATDDLKPVESTVKTYLGRPWKEYSRTVFMKTYLDSLVDPTGWLEWDGDFALDTLYYGEYNNIGPRSPTSQRVNWKGYRVIRNSTEASEFTVQNFIAGQSWLPDTEVPFTPGL from the exons ATGGAGAGGAGTCTTGGAGTGTTCttttttcttcacttctttcttctaTCTTCTGCAGCCTTTTCCAAGCATGCCTCTAATGGCATTGATTGGTGGTGTAGAAAAACCACTTACCCTGAAACCTGCAAGTACTTTTTCAACCAAGGCAGCAAAGCTGCTCCCAAAGATATGACTGAGTTCAAGAAAATGGTGATCCAATTTGCCATGGAAAGAGCTCTGGGTGCTGAGAGCCACACTAAGGGTGTCGGTTCCAAGTGTCGAAATGGGAAGGAAAAGGCCGCTTGGGCTGATTGCTTGAAGCTTTACCAAAACACCATCTTTCAGCTCAACCAAACTCTTGATTCCGCTACTAAATGTACTGAGTTTGATATCCAAACCTGGCTTAGTACTGCCCTAACCAACCTCGAAACGTGCCGCACCGGGTTTGCTGAGCTTAATGTTTCGGACTATATATTGCAGCTGATCATGTCAAACAATGTCACAAAGCTGATAAGCAACAGTTTGGCTATTAACAATGCTTCAGCTGGGTTGGGGAAGGAAACATATAAAAAGGGATTCCCAAGTTGGCTTTCAGGTGGTGACAGGAGGTTACTGCAGTCATCTTCAACAAAGGTGGACCTTGTGGTGGCTCAGGACGGATCCGGTAACCATACAACGGTAGGAGCCGCTCTAGAGGAGGCTGCAAAAAGGaagacaaatgggagatttgtTATACAAGTAAAGAGAGGGGTTTACCAAGAAAACCTGGAGATAGGAAGTAAGATGAAGAATATAATGCTCATAGGAGATGGAATGAGATTTACCTTCATTACTGGTAATCGAAGTGTAGGAGGAGGCTCCACTACTTTCAATTCTGCTACTGTTG CGGTGACTGGTGAAGGATTTATAGCTCGGGGCATCACATTCCGGAACACTGCAGGTCCTGAAAACCATCAAGCAGTTGCTCTCCGATCTGGCGCAGATCTTTCTGTTTTCTACCGTTGTGCCTTTGAAGGGTATCAAGACACCCTTTATGTCCATTCACAAAGACAATTCTATAAGGAGTGTTATATTTACGGCACTGTAGATTTTATATTTGGCAATGCTGCAGTTGTTCTTCAGAACTGCATGATTTACGCAAGGAGGCCAATGAATGGTCAGAAGAATGCAGTTACCGCTCAAGGACGGACCGATCCAAATCAAAATACTGGCATTTCAATCCACAATTCACGGGTCATGGCCACAGATGACCTAAAACCAGTGGAGAGCACAGTGAAAACCTACTTAGGAAGGCCTTGGAAGGAGTACTCTCGAACAGTTTTCATGAAAACTTACCTCGATAGTTTGGTTGATCCAACAGGTTGGTTGGAGTGGGATGGTGACTTTGCACTCGATACTTTATATTATGGAGAGTATAACAACATCGGTCCTCGTTCACCAACCAGCCAGCGAGTGAACTGGAAAGGTTACCGTGTTATAAGAAATTCAACAGAGGCATCAGAGTTCACCGTCCAAAATTTCATTGCAGGGCAGTCGTGGTTGCCAGACACAGAGGTCCCATTCACTCCTGGACTCTAG